The following nucleotide sequence is from Salvia miltiorrhiza cultivar Shanhuang (shh) chromosome 7, IMPLAD_Smil_shh, whole genome shotgun sequence.
CATCCACGGTGCGCTAATAAAGATGAGTGGTCATTTCATTCTCTGACATGAAATTAATTCGCTAGTTTATTAATATTACTGGCTAATCATCAAGCTAAGGGAACTTAAATAGAAACTCTAGCAGAAAGTCTTACACTTTTCTTTGTATTCTCTGGCCTGAAAATATGACAAAATATTGTTCAAAAGTGATGAGAGAGCTATCAATCAGAATCTATCCTTTTGCTAGAATATGGTAATTTCAAAAATGGATTCAACTCGTCATATTATTTGCTACCAAATAAAATTCATTTTGGTTTAGGTTTTTAAGTTTAGAACTTTCCTGCCACAGACACTCACTTATGCTACAGGTTATGTCTCTATATCCTTCCAATGTACTTCTCGCATTACAGAAACAAGTAAACAGAAGCAAAACTCACCCAACAAACAAATCAACACTTAAATTACAATCAGGGTACAGTGATCTTCAGGATGAAAGTCAAAGAGTTTGGATgacattaaagttcatgtttgtttacttaGATTCAATTATACTTTGTAGGAAGAGATCTCCACTCATTAGTTTCTTAAATCAATATTACCAAATCTTATTCCACAAAACCACCAAAATTGCACAACAATCAGCAAGAAATGAACATTAACAAAGTGACAAATGTTATTTGGAACATCCAAAGACAAAAAACTAgatattatccaacatatagtgatgtatttatatatacattttcctttaaataataattagtgaTTTGCTTGTGGCAAGCAGAGATTTGAAGTAGAATTAAAAAACCTGTAGTAGGTTGGGGATTTGGAATAGGAGACTTTGAGCTTTCTCTGGGTCGTTTATGAGAGTGACTGACATGAAGATCTGAGGGGCTgccatccataaattgtaacaGATCCTAGAACATGAATAGAAAAGGCTCAGATCACAATAGTAACAGAAGAATCATCTCACTCTCCTCAGTTTAAAGTATGTAGTCCTCCACGGGCATAGATATGGTATCATTTTGGAAAAACAAACAgtttaaagaaaaatatgaaaactcaaataCCTCCAACAAGTTTTGTGGTTGAACCATTCCACGCCAAGAGCGCATTTTCTGACCCGTTATGGGATCAATGACCATGATGACTGGAATAGAGTCTAATTTGTAGTAAGTACAAACTTTGCTCCCCTCTTCTGTATCGTCGTATACCTAAAGCACATAAAACAGCTGGAACTTAACAATTAACAAAATCTAAACTTTTAGTGTGCTATTAGCTCATAGAAAATAAGAAATAGATCACTACATACACTTGCAGCGTTTATCACTAAATTTATGAGAAAGTACAAGAGTGCTCATGAGCATGTATGAGTTACAATGTTACATTTTAGTAATCACTAGCCATAATTCCAGATGTCATAAAACCCAAAGGCCACCATACATCAGCTGTGCAGTGTGCAACAGAAATAACTTAAACGAAATTTTTTTCCCCTCACACATTCCAACAGTCAGAATATGACTGCATCTTTAATTTCTTGTCCTGCTCATCAAAATCTAACATAGCATATGTAAAATGACATGTGCAAGAAACGTGATTGGAACTACCAAAGTATGAATATAAGAACCTCTTGATACAGAAAAATCTCAAGCCTTAACATGGGTTCTTATAAGGTATAGATTAAAACAAGTGTAAGGCCCAGTGTTCTAAATTGACATTTAACACATGATACACAAACCTGCCAGAAGACGAAGTTTGTTTTGATAGTCTGAGCAACAGCTTCATTTGCCCAAGTGTCACGGTTAAGCTGCGAAGCAGGAAAACATAATGTTTTAGAGAGTAAGAGAGAAACACAGCCGCGGAGGGGTATAAAAGCAAGTACCATATGCGAGCTAAATTCCTTGGTGGACTGCATGTTGATAAGGAGCCATTTGTTCTGAACTCTTGCATTATCTTTAGCCTGAAACAAACTAACATTAGATAACAAATCAAACAATGAAGTATGAACATATCAGCTATACAAGAAGTTATGTGCACCAGGTCCTCAGCAAATAGGCTTCTCCAATACTGTTTTCTAATCTATGACTTGCTGAAGTTAAAGATCCCATCAGATCAAACAGATGACTCCTCTGAACATAGACTAATTTTCTCCACCCACATTAGTGATCTCCCATATGAATTGGCATTTAATTTTTCTCTTTTGCTTATAACCCTTCCCTAAAGATTGTTTCTTCTTATTTTCATCACAATAACACATAGGTATATGTTACCAAATAACTAGGCATTACATCTTAAAATCAATTAGACACTTCCTTCTGAGTTTGATACTAATACCAGTGAGTGCTAAAAGCCGATGTCATGTTTAACATGTTTAAATACAGATTACAGACAGGGTTGTTTACTGATGCTCAAAAAACGAAAGTGGGTTAAAACATCATTTAAATTTCCACCCTTAACCCCCTGAGATCCCCACCCAAAGCAAATACAAACCTAACATTATATTTAAATCAGAGAACATTTTACCTTTTCAAAGGGGCCATGGTACATTATAGCAAATGGAGGACGATATAAAGAGGCAAGATTATCCTGAATTTTATCTGGAACAGAAGAAGATGAACCTTGTTCTGCTTCCCAGACTCCAGGTCGCTTCATTTCCTCCTGAAAATTGCGGAATGGAACTACAGAATGAGTTCCTTGTGATGAACCTCCCGTTCTTAGTGTTCTGCTGGATAAAGCAAAACGTGATTAAACAATACTAAACTAAAGAAGTTTTAGCTAACTTTTCTAATACATTAATTTTACCCAGTAAATTAAAAGCACCAAGTAAACAAGAAGTTGACATTAACAACTCCTTCTTAGGATAGATGTATCAGATGTCTATACTACAAACTACCTTtctaaataacataaaaaatgcatgtatattactattatattttaccAAAAGGTACCAATTTAACAACCTGAGCATGAAATGATGCTTAATGATCAGCTTGAcaaggaaaaataaatttagagaAGTGGAAAAGGAGAGTTCTCAAGAGCTGGCGTACATAAACATAATCAGGAATAAATTATCCATAAAATAAAGTTACATAAATCATAAGAACTGAAAAAATACTCAAGTGGGCAATGAGAAAGGTTGGGATACCCATAAAGCATCGGACTATCATAAAGAACATCTCTTTTAACTGGTAAAGGTGCCCGCACACCATCTGTGTCATCTTGTCTATCATCTGGACCACCCAAATCCTTTTCTAAATCATGTAGGGGCAAATCATTTCCCAGTGGTGGAAAATACTGAGGAGGTTGGCCTGCCCTGCCTTCATTgccaatgaaataaagttgaatagCTTCCTCAAGCTTCCAGCTAGTAGCCTGGGTCATGTGAACTTTTACATTAAATTTCTGAAAAAACTATCCATCTCTGAACAAGATATATTAAACAATCAGTGTTCCAAAGTATAAAACATGGCATAGAGATCTGGACAACACAGTGCAGTCTTAAAATACTAAAACAAAATAAGCAAACTCCTCAAACTGTTCCTTTCACAATATAAAGGTTCCTCTCCAAGTTCCAATTTTTACACATAAACATTTCAGTAATGCATAACAAGGGAGGACTTAACCATAAAAATTTAGATACACTATATAGACAATACAGCCCTAGCATCTAGTTAAATCTTGACACATAATAGGCCTGAGAAACTAATTATGATTTTGACACCAACCAAGCTACTTTAAACTTAAAGTTATATAATACCTCCTCTAAATAATCTGATTAACCCTTAAAAATCATTCATACCCATCACAAGTTACTTGCAGTTTGTTAGATTGTTTTTTATCAAGGAAAACGCCTAAACTAGTAATTTACTCAATCCCGCGGATTAGACAGaaaattcagcttccttgtGCCTCACATCAGAATTATTACTACCACCAAATAATAAAGAAAGGCAATCATCTTGAATAACCATAAAAGCACATTCCTCAGctgaaaaataaaagattagCAAACGCAACTTTAGCTGGAAAAGAGGAACAAATTTAAGGAGAGACATTGGCAATGTACGTTAGAGAAATCAGTAGATCGATTTAGGAGGTAAGAAATCTGAaacatcaaaaagaaaaatccaAAGCACCTGGAGGAACTGGCGGGCAGTGTCAGCGGTTTGGCCGACGGCGATCTCCAAAAAGGAGGAAACCAAGCTCTGCTGATCCACAGCAGATACGACGCTCTCCATTGACGCTGCTACTGATTTTGCAAATTAGGTTTTTGGAGAGTGGAATATTAAGAGTTTTGAGAGAGATAACTCTTTAAACATCCGTATCCGTATACTATGAAATAACTTTTATCCGTATTTTTCGCTCTCCTTTTCGATAAAGATTTGCTTATTTACTTACCATCATATTTCTATTTCTATTCGTATACGTATATGGTACTTTTCCATTTTTGACGAGTTTTTGTTGATTTACGATGCGATCatgtaaaaattagattttaCGAGTTTGTTGGATTGGATAGATAAGATTGATAAGAGTGATAAGATTGAaggggtgattaaataattcattcAACTTTGGAGTGATAAACAATCACTCATTTGGGTGATTAGATATGGGTCGAGTT
It contains:
- the LOC130993231 gene encoding plant UBX domain-containing protein 7 isoform X2, coding for MESVVSAVDQQSLVSSFLEIAVGQTADTARQFLQATSWKLEEAIQLYFIGNEGRAGQPPQYFPPLGNDLPLHDLEKDLGGPDDRQDDTDGVRAPLPVKRDVLYDSPMLYGTLRTGGSSQGTHSVVPFRNFQEEMKRPGVWEAEQGSSSSVPDKIQDNLASLYRPPFAIMYHGPFEKAKDNARVQNKWLLINMQSTKEFSSHMLNRDTWANEAVAQTIKTNFVFWQVYDDTEEGSKVCTYYKLDSIPVIMVIDPITGQKMRSWRGMVQPQNLLEDLLQFMDGSPSDLHVSHSHKRPRESSKSPIPNPQPTTAADNNNENDEDLQRALAISMDNQKEIDTGDLNKVDDATVEVQVKTPTYLPLPEEPKGDRNLLCKVGVRLPDGRRIQRNFLRTDPVQLLWSFCSFELKEDGNRPFRLSQAIPGASRTLDFDVNSTFEESGLANSMISVTWE
- the LOC130993231 gene encoding plant UBX domain-containing protein 7 isoform X1, with product MESVVSAVDQQSLVSSFLEIAVGQTADTARQFLQATSWKLEEAIQLYFIGNEGRAGQPPQYFPPLGNDLPLHDLEKDLGGPDDRQDDTDGVRAPLPVKRDVLYDSPMLYGRTLRTGGSSQGTHSVVPFRNFQEEMKRPGVWEAEQGSSSSVPDKIQDNLASLYRPPFAIMYHGPFEKAKDNARVQNKWLLINMQSTKEFSSHMLNRDTWANEAVAQTIKTNFVFWQVYDDTEEGSKVCTYYKLDSIPVIMVIDPITGQKMRSWRGMVQPQNLLEDLLQFMDGSPSDLHVSHSHKRPRESSKSPIPNPQPTTAADNNNENDEDLQRALAISMDNQKEIDTGDLNKVDDATVEVQVKTPTYLPLPEEPKGDRNLLCKVGVRLPDGRRIQRNFLRTDPVQLLWSFCSFELKEDGNRPFRLSQAIPGASRTLDFDVNSTFEESGLANSMISVTWE
- the LOC130993231 gene encoding plant UBX domain-containing protein 7 isoform X4 — its product is MESVVSAVDQQSLVSSFLEIAVGQTADTARQFLQATSWKLEEAIQLYFIGNEGRAGQPPQYFPPLGNDLPLHDLEKDLGGPDDRQDDTDGVRAPLPVKRDVLYDSPMLYGTLRTGGSSQGTHSVVPFRNFQEEMKRPGVWEAEQGSSSSVPDKIQDNLASLYRPPFAIMYHGPFEKAKDNARVQNKWLLINMQSTKEFSSHMLNRDTWANEAVAQTIKTNFVFWQVYDDTEEGSKVCTYYKLDSIPVIMVIDPITGQKMRSWRGMVQPQNLLEDLLQFMDGSPSDLHVSHSHKRPRESSKSPIPNPQPTTDNNNENDEDLQRALAISMDNQKEIDTGDLNKVDDATVEVQVKTPTYLPLPEEPKGDRNLLCKVGVRLPDGRRIQRNFLRTDPVQLLWSFCSFELKEDGNRPFRLSQAIPGASRTLDFDVNSTFEESGLANSMISVTWE
- the LOC130993231 gene encoding plant UBX domain-containing protein 7 isoform X3, whose translation is MESVVSAVDQQSLVSSFLEIAVGQTADTARQFLQATSWKLEEAIQLYFIGNEGRAGQPPQYFPPLGNDLPLHDLEKDLGGPDDRQDDTDGVRAPLPVKRDVLYDSPMLYGRTLRTGGSSQGTHSVVPFRNFQEEMKRPGVWEAEQGSSSSVPDKIQDNLASLYRPPFAIMYHGPFEKAKDNARVQNKWLLINMQSTKEFSSHMLNRDTWANEAVAQTIKTNFVFWQVYDDTEEGSKVCTYYKLDSIPVIMVIDPITGQKMRSWRGMVQPQNLLEDLLQFMDGSPSDLHVSHSHKRPRESSKSPIPNPQPTTDNNNENDEDLQRALAISMDNQKEIDTGDLNKVDDATVEVQVKTPTYLPLPEEPKGDRNLLCKVGVRLPDGRRIQRNFLRTDPVQLLWSFCSFELKEDGNRPFRLSQAIPGASRTLDFDVNSTFEESGLANSMISVTWE